A single region of the Alosa alosa isolate M-15738 ecotype Scorff River chromosome 6, AALO_Geno_1.1, whole genome shotgun sequence genome encodes:
- the arhgap17b gene encoding rho GTPase-activating protein 17b isoform X2, translating to MKKQFNRMKQLANQTVGRAEKTEVLSEDLLQIERRMETVRSVSHNVHKKMLACLQGQVGADVDKRHKKLPITALAQAMKDGSGHLGDESLIGKMMDLCGEAEDQLAYDQSQHEVQVQKDILDPLNQLAEVDIPNILKQRRQLAKLVLDYDSAKARYYQANKSTSHHALAAKADTLKDEMDEALNKVEICKDQLAADMYNFFSKEGDYARYYVTLLEAQADYHRRSLAAIERVLPNIQSQQDSWTEQPAFGSALEDHLKRSSRDIALPIEACVMMLLETGMKEEGLFRIAAGASKLKKLKAALDCSTSQLEDFYSDPHAVAGALKSYLRELPEPLMTFHLYDDWIQASSVPDPDKRLQALWVTCDKMPKHNHANFKYLIKFLAKLAQDSDVNKMTPSNIAIVLGPNLLWAKTEGSLAEMAAATSVHVVTIIEPIILHADWFFPDEVEFNVSGMFTAPSHPTSHPGSPGPLDPEVPPTLERRRPGSQHLQQQTAEQESSVGSREMPPPSPVSTPHPQRNGPPGGTPGQLSFGAPAAGSKGPSPAPNRRGTKKQAPAPPKPSQTASSQPPPASSTPAAFPSVTPCRPAPSPNPSSAPSPAPHPVATPRRQASIQGPFQSPSHPPPQPPPGSGSSSSSAEPDPSPPRTPTPPGTPPHDGGGHQTGSLPRPKPAPRPRPRPSVPPPPNPPTNGVCGSASKVITEGNLKMLGRAFIPDIAMDETSQSPPPEPEPQPESTAL from the exons AGCTGAGAAAACTGAGGTGCTGAGTGAGGACCTTCTCCAG ATTGAGCGTCGGATGGAGACGGTGCGGTCCGTCTCGCACAACGTCCACAAGAAGATGCTGGCCTGCCTACAGGGTCAGGTTGGGGCTGACgtggacaaaagacat AAAAAGCTTCCCATCACTGCCCTTGCACAGGCCATGAAGGATGGGAGCGGTCACCTGGGTGACGAGTCTCTGATTGG taaaatGATGGACCTCTGCGGAGAAGCTGAAGACCAACTGGCCTACGATCAGTCTCAACATGAGGTGCAGGTTCAGAAAGACATCCTGGACCCTCTAAACCAGCTTGCTGAG GTGGACATTCCCAACATACTTAAGCAGAGAAGGCAACTAGCCAAGCTGGTGTTGGACTATGACTCTGCAAAAGCCCG ATACTATCAGGCCAACAAGTCCACCAGCCATCACGCCCTGGCAGCAAAAGCGGACACCCTCAAAGATGAGATGGATGAGGCCCTGAACAAAGTGGAGATCTGCAAG GATCAGCTGGCTGCAGACATGTACAACTTCTTCTCAAAGGAAGGGGATTATGCCCGCTATTATGTCACG TTACTAGAAGCCCAGGCTGACTACCACAGACGATCACTAGCCGCTATTGAAAGAGTCCTGCCCAACATTCAGTCCCAACAAG ACTCGTGGACGGAGCAGCCGGCCTTCGGCTCAGCCCTGGAGGACCACCTGAAGCGTAGCAGCAGGGACATCGCCCTGCCCATCGAGGCCTGTGTGATGATGCTACTGGAGACGGGCATGAAAGAGGAG GGACTCTTCCGGATTGCAGCAGGGGCCTCCAAACTGAAGAAGCTTAAGGCAGCCCTGGACTGTTCCACGTCCCAACTGGAGGATTTCTACTCCGACCCCCATGCCGTAGCTG GAGCCCTGAAGTCTTACCTGAGGGAGCTGCCTGAGCCTCTCATGACCTTTCACCTCTATGATGACTGGATCCAAGCCTCAAG tgttcCAGACCCAGACAAACGGCTCCAGGCGCTATGGGTGACCTGTGATAAAATGCCAAAGCACAACCATGCCAATTTTAA GTATTTGATTAAGTTCCTGGCTAAGCTTGCTCAGGATAGTGATGTCAACAAGATGACTCCCAGCAACATTGCCATAGTGTTGGGACCAAACCTCCTCTGGGCTAAAACTGAAGG aTCTCTGGCCGAGATGGCAGCAGCAACCTCGGTCCATGTGGTAACCATCATCGAGCCCATCATTCTGCACGCCGACTGGTTCTTCCCCGATG AGGTGGAGTTCAACGTGTCGGGCATGTTCACCGCGCCCTCGCACCCAACCAGCCACCCTGGTTCCCCCGGCCCCCTGGACCCCGAGGTGCCCCCCACCTTGGAGCGTCGGCGGCCAGGCAGC CAGCATCTCCAGCAGCAGACTGCTGAGCAGGAGAGCAG TGTGGGTAGTCGGGAGATGCCCCCCCCCAGCCCGGTGTCCACACCACATCCCCAGAGGAACGGGCCGCCCGGAGGGACCCCGGGTCAGCTGAGCTTTGGGGCCCCAGCCGCCGGCTCCAAAGGGCCCAGCCCCGCACCGAACCGCAGAG gtacaAAGAAGCAAGCCCCGGCTCCTCCCAAACCCTCCCAGACGGCCAGTAGTCAGCCCCCTCCGGCCTCGTCCACCCCTGCAGCCTTTCCATCAGTCACGCCCTGCAGACCTGCTCCCTCTCCCAACCCCTCCTCTGCCCCGAGCCCCGCCCCGCACCCTGTGGCCACACCCCGCCGCCAGGCCAGCATACAGGGCCCCTTCCAGTCCCCCAGCCACCCGCCCCCTCAGCCCCCACcgggcagcggcagcagcagcagcagtgccgAGCCCGACCCCTCTCCCCCCAGAACCCCTACCCCGCCGGGCACTCCTCCCCATGATGGTGGCGGCCACCAGACCGGCTCGCTCCCCAGGCCCAAACCCGCTCCCAGGCCCAGACCTCGGCCTAGCGTGCCACCGCCACCAAACCCGCCTACCAATGGAGTCTGCGGTTCAGCTTCCAAGGTCATAACAG AAGGGAATCTAAAGATGCTGGGGAGAGCGTTCATTCCTGACATCGCAATGGACGAGACGAGTCAGAGCCCTCCCCCAGAGCCTGAGCCCCAACCAGAAAGCACCGCCCTGTGA
- the arhgap17b gene encoding rho GTPase-activating protein 17b isoform X1 — MKKQFNRMKQLANQTVGRAEKTEVLSEDLLQIERRMETVRSVSHNVHKKMLACLQGQVGADVDKRHKKLPITALAQAMKDGSGHLGDESLIGKMMDLCGEAEDQLAYDQSQHEVQVQKDILDPLNQLAEVDIPNILKQRRQLAKLVLDYDSAKARYYQANKSTSHHALAAKADTLKDEMDEALNKVEICKDQLAADMYNFFSKEGDYARYYVTLLEAQADYHRRSLAAIERVLPNIQSQQDSWTEQPAFGSALEDHLKRSSRDIALPIEACVMMLLETGMKEEGLFRIAAGASKLKKLKAALDCSTSQLEDFYSDPHAVAGALKSYLRELPEPLMTFHLYDDWIQASSVPDPDKRLQALWVTCDKMPKHNHANFKYLIKFLAKLAQDSDVNKMTPSNIAIVLGPNLLWAKTEGSLAEMAAATSVHVVTIIEPIILHADWFFPDEVEFNVSGMFTAPSHPTSHPGSPGPLDPEVPPTLERRRPGSVTGPPEGGGGGSSSSSSSSSEPAQRQCG, encoded by the exons AGCTGAGAAAACTGAGGTGCTGAGTGAGGACCTTCTCCAG ATTGAGCGTCGGATGGAGACGGTGCGGTCCGTCTCGCACAACGTCCACAAGAAGATGCTGGCCTGCCTACAGGGTCAGGTTGGGGCTGACgtggacaaaagacat AAAAAGCTTCCCATCACTGCCCTTGCACAGGCCATGAAGGATGGGAGCGGTCACCTGGGTGACGAGTCTCTGATTGG taaaatGATGGACCTCTGCGGAGAAGCTGAAGACCAACTGGCCTACGATCAGTCTCAACATGAGGTGCAGGTTCAGAAAGACATCCTGGACCCTCTAAACCAGCTTGCTGAG GTGGACATTCCCAACATACTTAAGCAGAGAAGGCAACTAGCCAAGCTGGTGTTGGACTATGACTCTGCAAAAGCCCG ATACTATCAGGCCAACAAGTCCACCAGCCATCACGCCCTGGCAGCAAAAGCGGACACCCTCAAAGATGAGATGGATGAGGCCCTGAACAAAGTGGAGATCTGCAAG GATCAGCTGGCTGCAGACATGTACAACTTCTTCTCAAAGGAAGGGGATTATGCCCGCTATTATGTCACG TTACTAGAAGCCCAGGCTGACTACCACAGACGATCACTAGCCGCTATTGAAAGAGTCCTGCCCAACATTCAGTCCCAACAAG ACTCGTGGACGGAGCAGCCGGCCTTCGGCTCAGCCCTGGAGGACCACCTGAAGCGTAGCAGCAGGGACATCGCCCTGCCCATCGAGGCCTGTGTGATGATGCTACTGGAGACGGGCATGAAAGAGGAG GGACTCTTCCGGATTGCAGCAGGGGCCTCCAAACTGAAGAAGCTTAAGGCAGCCCTGGACTGTTCCACGTCCCAACTGGAGGATTTCTACTCCGACCCCCATGCCGTAGCTG GAGCCCTGAAGTCTTACCTGAGGGAGCTGCCTGAGCCTCTCATGACCTTTCACCTCTATGATGACTGGATCCAAGCCTCAAG tgttcCAGACCCAGACAAACGGCTCCAGGCGCTATGGGTGACCTGTGATAAAATGCCAAAGCACAACCATGCCAATTTTAA GTATTTGATTAAGTTCCTGGCTAAGCTTGCTCAGGATAGTGATGTCAACAAGATGACTCCCAGCAACATTGCCATAGTGTTGGGACCAAACCTCCTCTGGGCTAAAACTGAAGG aTCTCTGGCCGAGATGGCAGCAGCAACCTCGGTCCATGTGGTAACCATCATCGAGCCCATCATTCTGCACGCCGACTGGTTCTTCCCCGATG AGGTGGAGTTCAACGTGTCGGGCATGTTCACCGCGCCCTCGCACCCAACCAGCCACCCTGGTTCCCCCGGCCCCCTGGACCCCGAGGTGCCCCCCACCTTGGAGCGTCGGCGGCCAGGCAGCGTGACCGGGCCCCCCgagggcggcggcggcggcagcagcagcagcagcagcagcagcagcgagcCAGCGCAAAGACAG TGTGGGTAG